ATGCTTTATTCAAAAAAcccgttgaaaatatgtggatggaacgtaaatactgaaaataaggcgggcaaatctataatatattcatatttttaattagctttgaTTGTTTTCTACTTTCAAAGATATTGAAACAAGATATAAGGACTCACATTCGAAGTTATGTCGCATTTCGGACACTGGAAAGTCTCCCAGTTGAAAAAAGTTGACGAGCAGTACCAGCAAGGTTTTTTTGCTTTTCGAAAAGGACATAGAAGTTCGTGCCATTGAACGTCTGTTGAATCATTCTGGAGAACTTGGCTGATTTTATGCCGTCGTCCACATCTGTAAACAAAAGTTATAACTTATAACGCAAGTTGAAGGTTTCAAGTTCAATTACGTTTGGACCGATGGAGTCGAATTTCAGTTGAAAGGTAAAAAAAGccttagtaaaaaaaaaatcgaagcCCCGAAGCTGAAGTCTGCATTGGCACCAAAGAATAAACACTTGTGGATTAGGAGCGAGCGTCATTGTGATTTGAAACTAGTTCCCTGGCGCcccagaagtatgcgtaccaatatgaaggtaactaattttatttgcctAATTGAAACTTTAGAGTAATTGATAATAATAGTTAGTTTCGTATGTTCTGAGCAGGCTGGTAAGAAGACCAAGTAAACATAATGCTTTCAAAGTTTTAATACCATTGAAACCAGTTATTGAGTCTACAATTCTGACTTCGGCTTCAGAATTTCGACTCAgactacatcaagttgtgtaaagggaccgaaACCTATGAgatgggggtatattcacttggctacgACAGACAGTCtcggaactcgtaatagaactaaaataagaaaattcgaaataaaattatgccgttaactctaacctggtacacacactacgagagtacaaGTTCCCCAGCCCTTAGAACCCCGGCCCGACAAAATAAAACTATTGAAAAATCTTACTACTGCAAAGGAAAAGCGTAAAACATACCCAACACATTGCATGATATCATTTTCAACTCCAGAGAAACCAGACTTTGCAAATGGAGCTGCCATGAAGGGGGGCTGCTGCATCAAATTCCCAAACCGAAGGAGACTATCGATCCTTGCTTCATACATGCCCTCGTCTGAAAAAAGATTAAGTTTATTACATATCAATCAAgaaagattaaattttttttcagaaggctattacttttaatcatttcaaatatttctgttagctctgtgagatttatttttgtttgctatgacgtcactgaacgttctgcggacatcggacgccattttgtgtccgactgtactgcttcgcttggtgtgaatatatttgtagactgtgatctgacggtacggtaaaccgtactgtactgcgaacagacgtgtccatatattttagcgtagctctcttgtatttttATGCCATACACTTTTAATTGTTTGTGGGTACGGTTTTTGCCATGAATATCATAATATCCTGTTTTCGCGGTAAGTCGTGAATCTCCGCGAATTGGTAACCTAGAGATTCTAGTTAATTTGACTTGGCTTTTTGCAACGCGAATCACTCATTGTTCAAATAAAAccgagtaaaaataaataaaaaaaacgtgtCGACTGTGTCGTTTTATTCTGGCATTGCCACGCTTGGACGACCAAGATTCTGTCATTCTGGCATTGCCACGCTTGGACGGCCACGATTCTGTCAATGTTGCGCGTAATAGGTTATGACAGTTTTTTCCTTTCCGGTCGGGGATGTGCGGTGTCGGGGATACGCAGACTCTGACGCACCTTGTTGCGTTCGGTAGAAACCAGTTAAAACCGGTTAGAACTGGTCTGTAGGCATACAACGATTGCCAATCGTCCTTCATGATCGCAGGGTATGAAATTTTGCCTTGTATTTTCGGCTACGCGGTCCGAGTCTCAGTACAAGCTATTTAGAAGATGGAAGGTATcaaatccaacaaatatttttattttgaattagctCAACGCTGTCGGTATTTCAGTGGCCACAAGTAATTTGTT
This genomic interval from Styela clava chromosome 15, kaStyClav1.hap1.2, whole genome shotgun sequence contains the following:
- the LOC144432398 gene encoding uncharacterized protein LOC144432398, whose product is MAANNSNIIVDEGMYEARIDSLLRFGNLMQQPPFMAAPFAKSGFSGVENDIMQCVGCGRRHKISQVLQNDSTDVQWHELLCPFRKAKKPCWYCSSTFFNWETFQCPKCDITSNFDKAFSEASCVICGTIVNLAIEYYERCAECSGVICRECIARRRPHVHADDERKAF